The Nesterenkonia xinjiangensis genome contains a region encoding:
- a CDS encoding RidA family protein, translating to MPSAVNLIRSDTLSDVAEYAYAATAPKEARLVFLAGACPLNADGATVAVGDYAGQAAACVATMKDALAAAGARIDDVLSTRVLVASSSQADLVAAWEVVRDAFGDHDVPSTLMGVTVLGYDDQLVEIEAVAAVVD from the coding sequence ATGCCCAGTGCCGTGAATCTCATCCGTTCTGACACCCTCTCCGACGTCGCCGAGTACGCCTACGCGGCCACCGCACCCAAGGAGGCCAGGTTGGTCTTCCTCGCCGGGGCCTGCCCGCTCAATGCCGACGGCGCCACGGTCGCAGTCGGCGACTATGCCGGTCAGGCGGCGGCATGCGTGGCGACGATGAAGGACGCCTTGGCCGCGGCAGGAGCCCGGATTGATGACGTCCTCAGCACGCGCGTGCTGGTGGCGTCATCGTCCCAGGCTGATCTCGTGGCGGCCTGGGAGGTGGTGCGTGATGCGTTCGGAGACCATGATGTCCCGAGCACGCTGATGGGGGTCACCGTCCTCGGCTATGACGACCAGCTGGTCGAGATCGAAGCCGTGGCCGCAGTGGTGGACTGA
- a CDS encoding GNAT family N-acetyltransferase: MAPHEFVPADFDPPTALATRQFRLEPLGPQHNEADLRAWTSSIAHIRATPGYPDGSWPPEQGTSPEENLADLTRHAADFVARRGFTFTVLDPDDDVIGCVYLYPCASPEHDVEVQSWVRQDRAELDEPLAQAVADWLVVAWPWENPDRHGR, from the coding sequence ATGGCGCCTCACGAATTCGTCCCCGCAGACTTCGACCCGCCGACCGCATTGGCCACCCGGCAGTTCCGGCTCGAGCCGCTGGGTCCGCAGCACAATGAGGCCGACCTCCGGGCGTGGACATCGAGCATCGCGCACATCAGGGCCACTCCGGGGTATCCGGACGGCTCCTGGCCGCCGGAGCAGGGCACGAGCCCGGAAGAGAACCTCGCCGACCTCACCCGGCACGCGGCCGACTTCGTCGCGCGTCGAGGTTTCACCTTCACGGTGCTCGATCCCGACGACGACGTCATCGGCTGCGTGTACCTGTATCCCTGCGCTTCCCCGGAGCATGACGTGGAGGTACAGTCCTGGGTGCGGCAGGACCGCGCCGAGCTGGACGAGCCGCTCGCCCAGGCGGTGGCGGACTGGCTGGTCGTCGCCTGGCCCTGGGAGAACCCGGACCGTCACGGTCGCTGA
- a CDS encoding Smr/MutS family protein, producing MSKRLTLDLHDIFNRSRDIDRALTEIIDEAERTKVKTVEIIPGKGSGQLKKRVLRFLDRKDVKARYHRVEKDSKNFGRVFVHFKH from the coding sequence ATGTCGAAACGACTCACTCTTGATCTGCATGACATCTTCAACAGGAGCCGCGACATCGACCGTGCGCTCACTGAGATCATCGACGAAGCCGAACGCACGAAGGTGAAGACCGTGGAGATCATTCCCGGCAAGGGCAGCGGACAGCTGAAGAAGCGGGTGCTGCGGTTCCTGGACCGCAAGGACGTCAAGGCCAGATATCACCGGGTGGAGAAGGACAGCAAGAACTTCGGGCGCGTGTTCGTGCACTTCAAGCACTGA
- a CDS encoding M23 family metallopeptidase — translation MTTTIDLDYPSSGKWLVENSPADRVPSHGTSVFASAYAIDFAPVSTSGRTAPMRLGSFIRPEPPHRFPGFRRPILSPIDGVVVATRDDAPDHVAHRGLPSLSYALSQRQRVAGGWESLAGNYVFIESDGAVIALCHLQQASVAVGPGQRVSPGEIIAGCGNSGNSTEPHLHVQAVDSTDIGSARPIPVTFRGSVPHNRETVDVSR, via the coding sequence ATGACAACCACGATTGACCTCGACTACCCGTCCTCAGGAAAGTGGCTCGTGGAGAACAGCCCAGCTGACCGAGTGCCGAGCCATGGTACGTCGGTGTTCGCTTCAGCGTACGCCATCGATTTCGCCCCCGTGAGCACCAGCGGGCGCACTGCACCGATGCGTCTTGGATCATTCATCCGTCCAGAACCACCACATCGATTTCCCGGGTTCCGGCGCCCGATCCTCTCGCCGATCGATGGCGTCGTCGTGGCGACGCGCGATGACGCGCCTGACCATGTCGCCCACCGCGGGCTGCCTTCCCTCAGCTACGCACTCTCACAACGCCAGCGGGTGGCCGGCGGATGGGAGAGCCTCGCCGGCAACTACGTGTTCATCGAGTCCGACGGCGCCGTCATAGCCCTATGCCATCTCCAGCAGGCAAGTGTCGCGGTCGGCCCAGGACAGCGGGTCAGCCCAGGAGAGATCATCGCCGGCTGCGGGAACTCAGGGAACAGCACCGAGCCGCATCTTCATGTCCAGGCGGTCGACAGCACGGACATCGGCTCGGCCCGCCCCATACCCGTGACGTTCCGAGGCTCCGTGCCTCACAACCGCGAGACAGTTGACGTTTCCAGGTAG
- a CDS encoding alpha/beta hydrolase, producing MTTPATKAILVPGAWMGRWIWQQSAERLRNRGIDAEAITLKGLASGQSDADIAEVRLDDHVNQLIEHVSSDSSRPVVLISHSYSGVVTSSAADRLKDHVVGLIHVGAFIAKDKRSLLDDWGGSDVQRAQERADIEAAGNLWHAPTRQMLDFETDLSPSERDHLASRFTPHPGRTILDQAHLSTPAEWQPSTYVALTPSGGFDEAWKEAPPVATSAAGWRRRHLVSGHWPMVSALDATVDLLEAEFRHYASAKA from the coding sequence ATGACCACGCCAGCAACGAAGGCCATCCTCGTCCCCGGAGCCTGGATGGGACGTTGGATCTGGCAGCAGTCCGCCGAGCGGCTGCGAAACCGGGGCATCGACGCGGAAGCGATCACGCTCAAGGGGCTCGCATCCGGTCAATCCGATGCAGATATCGCAGAAGTACGCCTCGACGACCATGTCAATCAACTCATCGAACACGTCAGCAGCGACAGCTCGCGGCCTGTCGTACTGATCTCACACTCCTACTCAGGCGTCGTCACATCCTCAGCGGCGGACCGCCTCAAAGACCACGTGGTCGGCCTCATCCATGTCGGCGCATTCATCGCGAAAGACAAGCGATCCCTCCTCGACGACTGGGGCGGGTCAGACGTACAGCGCGCACAGGAGCGGGCAGACATCGAGGCAGCGGGCAATCTGTGGCACGCCCCCACTCGGCAGATGCTCGACTTCGAGACAGACCTCTCCCCCAGTGAGCGAGACCATCTGGCCTCACGCTTCACACCGCACCCAGGGCGAACAATCCTCGACCAGGCCCACCTATCGACCCCTGCAGAATGGCAGCCTTCGACCTATGTCGCTCTCACACCCAGCGGAGGATTCGACGAGGCTTGGAAGGAGGCTCCCCCTGTCGCCACGTCGGCTGCGGGATGGCGGCGCAGGCACCTCGTCAGCGGACATTGGCCCATGGTCTCGGCCCTCGACGCCACGGTCGATCTGCTCGAGGCGGAGTTCCGTCACTACGCTTCCGCGAAGGCCTGA
- a CDS encoding PspC domain-containing protein, which produces MDRIFDTIRSLGFRRGPDRLVAGIGGAIAEKLGANVWLVRALLLASFLLPVLGVGAYVIVWLLTPWQDGRIPLEQALRRT; this is translated from the coding sequence ATGGATCGCATCTTCGACACCATCCGCTCGCTCGGCTTCCGGCGAGGCCCTGACCGTCTCGTCGCAGGAATCGGCGGGGCCATCGCCGAGAAGCTCGGGGCGAATGTCTGGCTCGTGCGGGCCCTGCTGCTCGCATCGTTCCTTCTCCCGGTGCTGGGGGTCGGTGCCTATGTGATCGTCTGGCTCCTGACGCCGTGGCAGGACGGCCGCATTCCGCTCGAGCAGGCCCTGCGGCGCACCTGA
- a CDS encoding SDR family NAD(P)-dependent oxidoreductase — MPETPARVRTWLITGAGRGLGRAFAQAALAQGDRVIGTVRSPGAMSQLVDAHPNSAREVLLDVRDAQAVTAVVDDAAQESGGLDVVVNNAGAGFVGAIEEVEEQQARDLVDLNLFGAMWVSRAAIPHLRAGGGGDIVQISTVGAVGAMPTFGVYNASKWALEGFSEALSAEVAQFGIRVTIAQLGGFATDWAGTSMTFAEPKPEYDALRTDLFGTPVVPWPAPDADTQPTDADPRLAADALIAHLGDPDRPLRVLIGDDAPEQATLAYAARRDSYGTRRPFDWPEDSA, encoded by the coding sequence ATGCCTGAGACACCAGCTCGCGTCCGCACCTGGCTCATCACCGGCGCAGGCCGCGGACTGGGTCGCGCCTTCGCGCAGGCCGCCCTGGCACAGGGAGACCGCGTCATCGGAACCGTCCGCAGCCCCGGAGCGATGTCGCAGCTGGTCGATGCCCATCCGAACTCAGCCCGGGAGGTTCTGCTCGACGTCCGTGACGCCCAGGCCGTCACCGCCGTCGTCGATGACGCGGCCCAGGAGTCCGGCGGTCTCGACGTCGTCGTGAACAACGCCGGCGCGGGCTTCGTCGGCGCGATCGAGGAGGTCGAGGAGCAGCAGGCCCGCGACCTCGTGGACCTGAACCTGTTCGGCGCCATGTGGGTCTCACGCGCCGCGATCCCCCACCTGCGGGCCGGCGGCGGTGGCGACATCGTGCAGATCTCCACGGTGGGCGCCGTCGGAGCCATGCCGACGTTCGGGGTGTACAACGCCAGCAAATGGGCCCTCGAAGGGTTCAGCGAGGCGCTGTCCGCCGAGGTCGCGCAGTTCGGCATCCGGGTGACGATCGCCCAGTTGGGCGGCTTCGCGACCGACTGGGCCGGGACGAGCATGACGTTCGCCGAACCGAAGCCCGAGTACGACGCGCTGCGCACCGACCTCTTCGGCACCCCCGTTGTCCCGTGGCCCGCCCCTGATGCCGACACGCAGCCGACGGACGCCGATCCTCGCCTCGCCGCCGACGCCCTGATCGCGCACTTGGGCGACCCCGACCGCCCCCTGCGGGTCCTGATCGGCGACGACGCCCCGGAGCAGGCCACCCTGGCCTACGCCGCCCGCCGTGATTCCTACGGGACACGCCGACCGTTCGACTGGCCGGAGGACTCGGCCTGA
- a CDS encoding DUF1905 domain-containing protein, translating to MTGWTFDAELIEWRGPAPFVFAPMPEEVSAQMKEAARGLMYWGQVPVSATIGATDFDTAVWPKDGRFLVPVKVAVQRAERIDVGDHVTVTVEVRGQRP from the coding sequence ATGACGGGCTGGACCTTCGACGCAGAGCTCATCGAATGGCGCGGACCTGCACCATTCGTCTTTGCGCCCATGCCGGAAGAGGTCTCCGCCCAGATGAAGGAGGCCGCCCGGGGTCTCATGTATTGGGGGCAGGTGCCGGTGAGCGCCACCATCGGCGCCACCGACTTCGACACGGCCGTCTGGCCGAAGGACGGCCGCTTCCTGGTGCCGGTGAAAGTGGCGGTGCAGCGGGCCGAGCGGATCGACGTCGGTGACCACGTCACCGTCACGGTGGAGGTGCGGGGTCAGCGACCGTGA
- a CDS encoding TetR/AcrR family transcriptional regulator, translating to MTPTPETSTSGAREPDASRRSDRARRAILSATRELISDVGYARLSIEGIASAAGVGKQTIYRWWRSKAAVVFDAILEANSQDGGSVALPDTGDLESDLRAVLRGTVAALTEPATDRLQRAITAEIQADLVVADELVHRLLRPQLDATAARITAGVQAGQAGESVNPQLAAELLFGPLFHRWLLRTGPLDDEFADGVLAMVLAGLRPR from the coding sequence ATGACGCCTACGCCGGAGACCTCCACGTCGGGAGCGCGGGAACCTGACGCGTCCCGACGCAGTGATCGAGCCCGCCGAGCGATCCTCTCTGCGACGCGCGAGCTGATCAGCGACGTCGGCTACGCCCGGCTGAGCATCGAAGGCATCGCCTCGGCCGCCGGCGTCGGCAAGCAGACGATCTACCGCTGGTGGAGGTCAAAGGCCGCCGTCGTCTTTGATGCGATTCTGGAGGCCAACTCGCAGGACGGCGGGTCCGTGGCGTTGCCGGACACCGGTGACCTCGAATCGGATCTCCGGGCCGTGCTGCGGGGGACCGTCGCCGCGCTGACCGAGCCCGCCACCGACCGCCTCCAGCGCGCGATCACCGCAGAGATTCAGGCGGACCTCGTCGTCGCTGACGAGTTGGTGCACCGTCTGCTCCGTCCTCAGCTCGACGCCACCGCGGCGCGCATCACGGCAGGGGTGCAGGCTGGTCAGGCCGGTGAGTCCGTGAATCCGCAGCTGGCGGCGGAGCTCCTCTTCGGCCCGCTCTTCCACCGCTGGCTGCTGCGAACCGGCCCGCTGGATGACGAGTTCGCCGATGGTGTGCTGGCCATGGTTCTGGCGGGCCTGCGGCCCCGCTGA
- a CDS encoding winged helix-turn-helix transcriptional regulator produces the protein MAATGRSGCPINLAVELFGDRWTLLILRDIAFAHRRHFREILRGSDEGLTSSVLADRLDRLVDAGILTRADDPTHKQKAIYNLTDSGIDLVPVLATIGTWGAVHCPADPDKAVIARELDYEVPASWAARMKSLRAKNAT, from the coding sequence GTGGCTGCAACCGGACGGTCAGGCTGCCCGATCAACCTCGCCGTCGAGCTGTTCGGAGACCGGTGGACGTTGCTGATCCTGCGTGACATCGCCTTCGCACATCGTCGACACTTCCGCGAAATTCTGCGCGGCTCGGATGAGGGCCTGACCAGCAGCGTCCTCGCCGACCGCCTCGACCGACTCGTCGACGCCGGCATCCTCACCCGCGCCGATGACCCGACGCACAAGCAGAAAGCCATCTACAACCTCACTGACAGCGGCATCGATCTCGTCCCCGTCCTCGCGACGATCGGGACCTGGGGCGCAGTACATTGCCCCGCCGACCCCGATAAGGCCGTCATTGCGCGCGAACTGGACTACGAGGTCCCCGCGTCGTGGGCTGCGCGCATGAAGAGTCTTCGAGCCAAGAACGCAACGTGA
- a CDS encoding IS30 family transposase translates to MGRPAGWLKELTGRSAMISPGAPATPRSVERQFWKEITKGLSSEDAAGAVGVSPAVGARWFRQGGGMSTIELTEPGGRYLSFSERDEITILKAQNIGVRQIARRLGRDPATISRELRRNAATRGGKLEYRASVAQWKAELMARRPKTAKLVINPRLRDYVQDRLSGEVRRPDGTIVAGPSVPVWKGRAKPHRADRRWATAWSPEQIANRLKIDFPEDESMRISHEAIYQSLFIEGRGALKRELVACLRTGRSLRVPRARSRNKPQGHVTEDVVISERPAEAADRAVPGHWEGDLIIGTHRSAIGTVIERKSRATMLVHLPRLKGYGQTPRVKNGPALAGYGATAMNAALAASMTTLPEQLRRTLTWDRGKELSGHAQFTLETGTKVFFADPHSPWQRPTNENTNGLLRQYFPKGTDLSRWSADDLEAVALAVNNRPRRILDWKTPAEVFTEQLKLLELGGVATTD, encoded by the coding sequence ATGGGCAGACCAGCTGGATGGTTGAAGGAACTCACGGGCCGGTCGGCGATGATCTCGCCGGGGGCTCCGGCGACCCCGCGCAGCGTCGAGCGTCAGTTCTGGAAGGAGATTACGAAGGGGCTCTCCTCTGAGGACGCCGCCGGAGCGGTAGGCGTGTCCCCGGCGGTCGGGGCTCGCTGGTTCCGGCAGGGTGGCGGTATGTCGACGATCGAGCTGACCGAGCCTGGCGGGCGCTACCTGTCCTTTTCCGAGCGGGACGAGATCACGATCCTGAAGGCTCAGAACATCGGGGTACGGCAGATCGCGCGCAGACTCGGCAGGGACCCGGCCACGATTTCGCGGGAGCTACGGCGTAATGCCGCCACTCGGGGTGGCAAGCTGGAATATCGGGCCTCGGTGGCACAGTGGAAGGCCGAGCTGATGGCTCGGCGTCCGAAGACCGCCAAGCTCGTGATCAACCCAAGGCTGAGGGACTACGTCCAGGACCGGCTCAGCGGCGAGGTACGCCGGCCGGATGGCACGATCGTGGCCGGCCCCTCAGTGCCGGTGTGGAAGGGCCGGGCCAAGCCTCACAGGGCCGATCGGCGGTGGGCCACCGCGTGGAGCCCGGAACAGATCGCCAACAGGCTCAAGATCGACTTCCCCGAGGATGAATCCATGCGCATCAGCCACGAGGCGATCTACCAGTCCCTGTTCATCGAGGGCCGGGGCGCGCTCAAGCGCGAACTCGTCGCGTGCCTGCGCACCGGCCGATCGCTGCGGGTTCCCCGGGCCCGGTCGCGGAACAAGCCCCAGGGTCACGTCACCGAGGACGTGGTGATCAGCGAACGTCCTGCCGAAGCCGCAGACCGTGCCGTTCCGGGGCATTGGGAAGGGGATCTGATCATCGGCACACATCGCTCCGCGATCGGCACCGTCATCGAACGCAAAAGCCGGGCCACCATGCTCGTGCACCTGCCCCGGCTCAAGGGATACGGCCAGACCCCGCGGGTCAAGAACGGTCCTGCGCTGGCCGGCTACGGCGCCACGGCGATGAACGCGGCCCTGGCCGCATCGATGACCACTCTGCCCGAGCAGCTGCGTAGAACGCTGACCTGGGATCGCGGCAAGGAGCTGTCTGGACACGCCCAGTTCACGCTGGAGACCGGGACGAAGGTGTTCTTCGCCGATCCGCACTCACCCTGGCAGCGACCCACAAATGAGAACACCAACGGGCTGTTGCGCCAGTACTTCCCGAAGGGCACCGACCTGTCCCGGTGGAGCGCCGATGACCTCGAAGCAGTCGCTCTGGCGGTCAACAACCGCCCCCGGAGAATCCTCGACTGGAAGACCCCGGCAGAGGTGTTCACCGAACAGCTAAAGTTACTTGAATTAGGCGGTGTTGCGACGACCGATTGA